A region of the Fibrobacter succinogenes genome:
AATTCTCCTGATTGCGCATGGAAAAATTGCAGTACAATGCAATATATACTGGCGACGAGTTTATTTTTTGAAGTATGGTTAAAGATTCGTTCTTATCCAAAGAGCTTTTTTGAAGGACAAAATTCAGTTTTTGTGTTTGCTGTTCCCGGCTCGTTATTGATGGTAGATTTGAAAAAAATGCTTAAATATGGCATGTATGACGAAGAATTTTTTCTCTATTATGAAGAACCTGTTTTGGCGCAAAAATTTGATAATGCCGGATTGAAAACGGTGTTGCGATTAGATTGTTCCTATGTGCATAATCATCATGTTAGTATCTCAAAAACATATCGTCGCTGGTCGCAACAACATGCGGTGCTTTTAAAAAGTGCAGAACTGTTTTTAAGAAAATATAAAAAGGCGAGTGCTTTGCAGATGGCGTTCGCTAAGTTGTGGTTTGCATATACAAAATTTGAATTCCTGTTATACGATTTATTGCATAATTCCAAACATTAAAATGCAGAAGACTCTATAAAAAAATAGTTTCCATTTTCGTCTAGGACAAAGTGTTATAGATTCGTAATTTTTTATGTAGAAAAATGCAGTAGCAAATTTATGTTGGTTTTTGGAAAGATTTGAAAAGAACTTAATTGCTTTTTGAACGATTTCTTTTTTTTGTATGTCGTTTGTGGTTGGAAGAATTGCTTGTAGCATGGCTAAATTGTGAGCGTAGATCGTTTTGCGATATTTAGCGGAATGCTTTATGGTTTGTAGTGCATGAAAAAAATTGAATTTTTGATATCCAGTTATGTTTTGTGAATGACAGCGATATTGGAGAATTGTTTCAGGAATGTATTTACAACCACCTCGAATGCAAGCGTTTAATGCAATCCAATGATCATGAAATTTTATGCCTTGAGGAAAGGGTAATATGTATTGTAAAAGATTGTTTGAAAATAGGCTTGCTGTACCTTGGATTAAATTATGGTAGCATTCTCTTTGGAATAGCATGTTGTCTGAATATGGTTTTATATAGATATCCATTGATTGAGATAATGTTTTGTTTAAGGAAATTAGCTTTTCATCAACTAGTTCTGCATTAGCTCCAATGCAGTCGTTTTTGTCAATATTGCTGATTAGTGTTTCTAAATGGTTTTTGTTCCATATGTCATCTTGATCACAGCAAGCGATGTAATCCCCTTTGCAAAACGATAATATTTTTTCGAAGTTTTTTAAAAAACCTATATTTATTTCGTTTTGATATAAAGAAATACGAGAGTCTTTCTCTAAATAAGATTTGATGATATCTATGGTTGAATCGGTGGAATGATCATCACAAATGATTAATTCAAAATTTGTATATGATTGTAATAAAATCGAGTCGAGCTGCTCGCGAATATATTTTTCACCGTTGTATGTTGCTAGTGCAATTGAAATGAGCATGGTTAATGTATTGTTAGATTATATTCTTTTATAATGTTGTAAAAATTTTTACCGATGTCATATTTGTTAATGGCATCAAGTTGCGCTTGATTTCCCATTTCTGCCATTTTTTCCCTGTTTTGATAGCAAAAAACAATTTGATTGGCAAGAGATTGTGGGGCATTATCTTCGTATAGCAATCCTGTTTTTTGATTGCTGATTTGTTCTTGAATTGTTGTGTTTCCGTTTCCTATAATACATAGGCCTGCAAACATATATTCTATTGTGA
Encoded here:
- a CDS encoding glycosyltransferase family 2 protein, producing MQSLKISCIILNYNDALTTINLLECIKDYSILDFIVVVDNCSTDDSWEKLLRYKNEKIHVIKAPQNGGYGAGNNVGLRYSSEILNVDYSIIANPDVLFSEECIRKFLQSFLEDLTVAVVSAKQSNSPDCAWKNCSTMQYILATSLFFEVWLKIRSYPKSFFEGQNSVFVFAVPGSLLMVDLKKMLKYGMYDEEFFLYYEEPVLAQKFDNAGLKTVLRLDCSYVHNHHVSISKTYRRWSQQHAVLLKSAELFLRKYKKASALQMAFAKLWFAYTKFEFLLYDLLHNSKH
- a CDS encoding glycosyltransferase family 2 protein, translating into MLISIALATYNGEKYIREQLDSILLQSYTNFELIICDDHSTDSTIDIIKSYLEKDSRISLYQNEINIGFLKNFEKILSFCKGDYIACCDQDDIWNKNHLETLISNIDKNDCIGANAELVDEKLISLNKTLSQSMDIYIKPYSDNMLFQRECYHNLIQGTASLFSNNLLQYILPFPQGIKFHDHWIALNACIRGGCKYIPETILQYRCHSQNITGYQKFNFFHALQTIKHSAKYRKTIYAHNLAMLQAILPTTNDIQKKEIVQKAIKFFSNLSKNQHKFATAFFYIKNYESITLCPRRKWKLFFYRVFCILMFGIMQ